The genomic window CGCTGAACGCGGCATATTTGGCCTGATCATTAACGATACAGACTCTGCATTAGATTGGGCTAATGAAGTTTATGCACAAATACGAGAAAATGCCATTCCTATCACAGCATCTGAAGAGGTGGGTCAAGAACTATCTTACTCCGAGTAACGAGATCTGTAAATAGATCACAGTAGCATCCTCAGCTGAGGCAGTTGTCTCTTCTGATGATTGCTCAACTTTCCCGAGTGGGTGGACTTTGAGAACAGAGAGTTCCTCGTGGTGGACCTAAGAGATGTGCGCCCGCGGTGATGTCTTGTCTGATGTCGAACTCTGAGAGTTGATTCATCTGCTCGTCAGAAATGTTGCACGAACGATCCAGTGTCGCGATTTCCTCCTTACCGAATCGCAGCAGGATCTTCGTCTCCATGTTCAACCGGAGCGGCTTGTAGACGTCATTCAACTTCTGTGGGATTCGAGCATCAATATCCGTCTCAAGCCGTCTACGTTGAGAGGAAGAAGATTGTCTGTTGGAGCGTCTTGATGGTATCCTTGTACCGGACATCAGTCAGTTTATTCGGTGCGAGAGAGTGTTCTGGTACGAGTCAGAACAGACTTACTGGCGCTGTAGACTTTTGGATATTATCCGTCAGATGGACCAGAGTAAATATGTGTATATCCGGTAGAAGTCCAAATGTTGTATGAAGCATCAGTACTCTATAATTCGTGTGACGAGAGTTACGTGTCTACTGGTTAATTAAGTAGGAGAAAGTCGCTAGATTACTTCATAATTCTCATTATGGAAGATCCACCCCGTAGAATTCGTCCGACTCGGGGAGATAGTCGTCATCATTCTCGGCAGGTGTCTCGAGGTATCAGAACAGAGCTTCGATTTCGTATTCAAGTCCGTACTTCGTCGCTCGTTCTTGGAAACCATCTCGTTGACGTCGACGCAACTGAGCGACAGCAGACAGTACGAGTGATGGTGGCTGTCGTCGATCAACAACATGTGACAGCAGAGTTCCGCCGGCGAGTCTTCTTCTAGGTCCTTAAGAGTGAATCGTCTTGGGGTCAAGCCTTGAGGCACTCGGCCTACCCCGCCTGTAGGCTCCGCGAATCGTTTTTTGTGCGCCAAGAGGCGTGAGGCGCGATTCCGTCCGCCTCGAGATCAGTGATGAGTACTGACCGACCGATTCAGAGCGAGACGCATCGAGAGCGGTCGACTGACGACGAATTCACAAACGACCGTTCCCAGCACTACCCAGGTGATACCGCTCGCCTGAACGGACACGAACTCGTTGCGATCGACGAGTGGCTCCCCGGCAAAGCGCCGTCACCCTACGACATCGACCTCACAGATAGCTACGAGTATCGGACCCGCTACTGGCGCTGCAAGAACTGCGGTCAAGAGCGCAACCGGCGCGACGAGTTCACGACCCTCTGTGAGGACCCGCAGCCACAGACCCCGCTCGAGGCCGGCGGGTACTCGATCGACGAGCCACGGACCCGCCGAGCCCTTACCGAAGCGATCGACGCCCACTTCGCTCACCCGGGACCGATCTACGAGGTCGTCAGCGAAAGCGAGAGCACGTACAAAGTCAACGTCGATGAGGAGACGTGCACTTGCCCTGATTTCGAACAGCGCCAACCAGACGGCGGCTGCAAGCATCTGCGCCGTGTCGACCTCGAGATCCGGACTGGGCTTGTCCCGGACCCAGATGGAACCTTCCAACGATGAGACTCTCGAAAATTTTTGCTAACTGGGTTAACTTGCAGAGCAAGCGCCTGTACGACCGTATCTAGATCGACTCACTGCCGAATTCGACACTGTTTGACAGCGACGTGCCGAGCCACGCGAGGCAGGTCCACTCATCCCCACTCGATGTTATCGAACACTCCCAGTGCCATCCACACTGTCGAGTGGGATACCCTGTTGGATTCGATGGACGAGCTTTCCCTGCTTGTACCCTTTTCAACGGGGACGTTTCTTAAGAGCCAGTAATAGTACCATTAGGATAACTACTCCTCGTCACCCTTCCATGTGACGGTCCGGCCCCATGTCGTCGCCTTCCCCCAAAGGCCAGATCGCATGCACTCCAGTTCGACGATTTGAGAGTTGTCAACGAAGAGGTTTATCTCCGGGCCGAAGTTCTTGATGTACCACTCGAACATCTCAGGTCCAGGCGCCTCGAAGACAAGGTTCTCGATTCCAAGCCCATTCGCAATCTGGTAGGCGACATCCGTCCGCCACTCGTTGACCTCCTCGGTTATGCCCTCCGCCTCGACCATCAGGAGGTCCGCGCCCGCCTCCAGATGGCGTTTCCCCTCCTCGAGAGCCTGCTCGGGGTCCTGCTGGCCCTGTTCCTCGAGGACATCCGGGTCCGTCGCACCGCCGGCACCGAACTGGACGTTGATCTCGGGCTTTGGATCGATCTCGTAGTCCTCCGCGACGATCTCCGTCATCCGCACCATGTCGTCTGTCCCGATGGCCAGGAAGCCACTTGAGAGTTCTACGATGTCGAACCCGAGCCGCTCGGCCTCCTCGAAGTACTGCTCGACCTTGTCGTTGTCGCGGACCAGGACGTTCTCGACGTAGCCGCCAGTCGAGACTTTAACGTCGTACTCGTGGCAGATGTCGATTAACTCCGTCACCGCCTCCTCAGGCATCAGCGCGAAGGACCCACCGCTGAACTTGTAGATATCTACATACTGTCCCATCGTCTCTAGAAGGTCACGAAGCTCGCGCGGGCCCATCGGATCGTAATACGGCCCACGGATCTCCGTGATCCCCTTCTCTCTGGGCTTCTCCTCGCGCTCGTTGTGGTGTAGGAATTCGAACGTACGGTCTACCATAATACGATTGTAGCTTCGCTCTCTGAGTCCTTAGTGAGAGGGGGGTGACCAGTTCGATCCGCAATTGAGGGGTGTCATCTGCCGCAGACCGAAGAACAGGAACAGCTGGTCACCCTCTATCCAGCGAGTTATACAACATCTTGGGCCAGCAGGGTAACGAGGTCGGTGACGGTTGTCGACTCCAAGTCCTTAACTGTTGCAACGATATCGTCCCGGCGATCCTTGTCGAGTCTAGTGCCGGCCGTGTCGTGGAACTTCGTTTCGACTTGATTCCAACTCATCGGATTCGTTGGATGGCCTTGGAAGGCATCCTTCTCGACCACGTGAGTAGTACCGTCGTTAAGTTCGACCGTCACGCGGGCGGGCATCTCCCCAGCTTCAAACTGTTCAGTGAATTCTTCGTCCTCCTCAACGGTGACGTGCCGGAGGAGATACTGGACGTCATCTTGGATGATGCGGTCGGGCTCATACTGGGTGTTACCCATCTCCCGGTCAAGCAGCGCCGCTGCCAGCATATACGGTAGCGAGTGGTCGGCCTGGGCCTTCGTCTCGACCGTATGGCGATCGCCCTCACCGCCACCGATAATGAGCTTAGCACCGGCGAACGTTTCTAAATCAATGAGTTTCACGTTACTTCCATCGAGATCCTCTTGCTCCGCCAGTTCGATAACGCCTTCAACGGCAGACTGGGCGTACGTTTCAGCGACATATCGCTTCGTCATGACGTCATGGACGCGCGTGCAACCTGGGTCAAGGTCAACCTCGAACTCGCCGCTGATGGTCTGCTTCCACCCCTTTTGCCCTTCGAAGAGGTCCTTGGGTCCCTCCATCCCGTCACTGGCCAACAGGGCTGCATAGACGGCATTGCGGGCAGCATTGGCCGAGGCGATGCCCTTCCACTCGTTGATGCCGCCGGTACGAGTTACACGAAGGGCGTTGTGAGCGGTGCCGGCGATGCCGATGGCGTCCCTGGTCGTCTCGACATCGAGGTCGAGTACCTTCGCGACGCCGCAAACCGCCGAGAGTACCGTGTGAGTCACGTGGTCCCATCCTTTGTCTCTGACAGGAGCATTCCAAGCGAGTTCGCCTTGGACCTCGTAGGCGACACCGATACCTTCCAAGAGTTCCTCGCCAGAGGCATCAACGACCTCGGCAGCAGCGACGACCGCACCGATGTTGTCGCTCGGGTGGGGCGTCTCGCCGGGCGCGAGAAAGGAGTCCATGAAGTCGAGATAGCGCGTCAGCGCGGTATTGTGCATCGCGGCGCCGACCGGCGATGCGGTCTCGCCACGCCCCCAGAGCGTACAGTCATCGCCAGGATTAGCACGCTGGACTGTCTGGTGGACGACCTCCACCGGCTCCGCTCCAAGAGCATTGATCCCGATCCCGACCGAGTCGAGTACTCGCTTTTTTAGTTCCGTCTGCGTGTCCTCGGAAAACTCCTCAGCAGAGACTTCTTGGACGAACTCGGCGAGTTCCTCAGTCGTCGTCATATCTCTGAGTACGGTTGCTCGCGGGAAACTCCTTTACCCAGCATTCATCTAGAAAGGACGCAGTCGATTCATCTGCTTCCGTTCTTAGATAGACGCAGTTGTAGCCATAGTTTTGCCTGCAGGGTAGGCTCCGCCAACGGTCACACTCAGTAGCATTCTCGAGGCGGTTTGTTGCCCGAGGAGGGGTGGCGGGGCGGCCAGTCAGGTGCCTCGTCGGAGAAACGATGGCTACGGATCAGACCGTCAGCAGTCGCTCTACTCGAGACGCATCGCAACAGTCGCAATCGACACTGTCATGTCCTGAGTGCAGTGGCACTCTCGTCACAGCGAACCGCGAAGCGCACTGTCGAGAGTGTGGCTTGATCGTCGACGAAAACCAGCTCGACCACGGTCCCGAATGGTTCGCCTCGGAGGCAGACTCGAGCCGACGTCGAACGGGGGCACCGCTCACTGCAGGACGGCACGATCGCGGACTGTCGACCGAGATCGGCAGATACAGAGATGGACAGGGAAACACACTCTCGGGGCAAAAACGCCGTCAGCTCAATCGCCTTCGACGCGAACACCGACGCAGCCAATGGCGGTCAAAGCGTGAGCGGAATCTGGCGACTGGCCTCGGTGAAGTTCGTCGACTCGTAAGCGCGCTTGGGTTATCCGACTCGTTGCGGGAACAGGCGTGTTCGCTCTTTCGGCGCGCTCAAAAAGAAGACCTCTGTCGTGGACGATCACTCGAGGGAGTCGCAGCAGCCAGCGTGTATGCAGTATCTCGCTGTAATGGACTCGGGCGGCCCCTCGAGGAGATCAGTCAGGTAGCAACGTGCTCACGATCACAGCTCGAGTGTGCCTACTCGGCAATGAACACCGAACTCGAGCTTCCGACAGCAGTTCCACAGCCCAAAAGCGTTCTTCCCCGACTCGCAACCGAACTGGGCGCACCAGACGAAATTCAGTATCGGGCACTCGAATTAGCGACGATCGCAGCGAACGTAGGGATCACAACTGGACGTCACCCGCACGGATTCGCTGCCGCCTGTCTGTACAGAGCGGGCCAGGAACGCGGTTGGATGACTTCACAACAGGAACTCGCTGCAGTATCGAACACGTCGCCAAAAACGATACGAGCACACAGGGACACGCTTCTCGAGGTCTTAGAGGATCAGGAGAAGGGATGACGACCTCGAGGACCGTCGCGGTCACGAACTTTCGCGGGCCGATGTCGTCGGGGCCTTGATGGCGAACTTCGAACAGAACCTCGAGGATACCCGCAGCAGTTCCGTTCGACGATGTGGCGGCCAGTGAACCTGCGGTTCCCGAGCTAGTGATCCGGCCTTCTCTCGAGGATGTCGAAGATATCGATTGCTTTGTACTCTTGATTCCGCTGTTTGCCAGTTGTCTCGACGAGGACACCGTCGGATATTAACTCCTCGATAGCGTTATACGCAGTTTGTCGACTGACGTCGAACTCGTCTTGGACATCGTTGGCAGTGAAGTACGGCATATCGAAGACGCCCCGTGCAAGGCGATGACTCGTTTTCTGGTGTGGGTACCGTTGCTCATAGTCGCGCCGGAGTTCCATCAACCGCTGTGTCCGCTTATACGAGTCCCGCGCCTGTTCCTCGATCCCTTCGATAAAGAACGTGATCCAGTCGTGCCAGTCCCCGGTTTCGCTTACGGCGCGCATCTTTTCGACGTATTCCTGCTTGTTGCGATTGAAGTAGGCGCTCGGATAGAGATACGGCTCGCTCAGATACCCTACAGCACAGAGCTGTAATACGATGAGAATGCGACCAAGTCGGCCATTCCCGTCTTCACAGGGATGAACCGTTTCGAACTGATAATGCGTAATCGCGAGATCAATGAGCGGGTGATATTGACCGCCCATCTGGATATATGTCTCTAGAGAGTCCATCAGCTCGGGAACCGATTGGTGCGGCGGCGGAACGAACGGGGGCTGACTGGCGTACGGTGAAGGAAGGTGGACATCGATCGTCCGCCATTCTCCCACGACCTCGCCTTCATTGCGAACGTTTTCGAGGAGCAATTCGTGGAGCGACTGGAGGAGGTCGAGCGTTATCAGCTCCCCCTGTTTGATCGCGTCGAATCCTCTCTGAAGGGCGCGTTCGGCGTTCAGGACCTCCTGCAAGTCCCGGCTCACGTCGACGTTTTCGTCTTGGCCGGTCTGTGTGTGATGGGCGTATACCTCGTCCATATCGACATCAGCACCCTCTATTTCAGCAGTCTCGACGGCCTCGAGTCGGACGAGGGATGTATAGAGGACCGGTGAGAAATCGACGGTTGGACTGATCCCGTCGATTCGGCCGAGTTGAAAGGACGCATCGGCGATAAGCTCCGTGAGTTCATCGTCGACATCAATTCGTGTCGAGAGGGGGAGTTTCTCTGGAATGTAGTATGGATGTGGATGAGACTCGCGATAGTGGCCGGGTGCCTCT from Halopiger xanaduensis SH-6 includes these protein-coding regions:
- a CDS encoding Fic family protein; the protein is MPTRELPEEAPGHYRESHPHPYYIPEKLPLSTRIDVDDELTELIADASFQLGRIDGISPTVDFSPVLYTSLVRLEAVETAEIEGADVDMDEVYAHHTQTGQDENVDVSRDLQEVLNAERALQRGFDAIKQGELITLDLLQSLHELLLENVRNEGEVVGEWRTIDVHLPSPYASQPPFVPPPHQSVPELMDSLETYIQMGGQYHPLIDLAITHYQFETVHPCEDGNGRLGRILIVLQLCAVGYLSEPYLYPSAYFNRNKQEYVEKMRAVSETGDWHDWITFFIEGIEEQARDSYKRTQRLMELRRDYEQRYPHQKTSHRLARGVFDMPYFTANDVQDEFDVSRQTAYNAIEELISDGVLVETTGKQRNQEYKAIDIFDILERRPDH
- a CDS encoding transcription initiation factor IIB, producing MATDQTVSSRSTRDASQQSQSTLSCPECSGTLVTANREAHCRECGLIVDENQLDHGPEWFASEADSSRRRTGAPLTAGRHDRGLSTEIGRYRDGQGNTLSGQKRRQLNRLRREHRRSQWRSKRERNLATGLGEVRRLVSALGLSDSLREQACSLFRRAQKEDLCRGRSLEGVAAASVYAVSRCNGLGRPLEEISQVATCSRSQLECAYSAMNTELELPTAVPQPKSVLPRLATELGAPDEIQYRALELATIAANVGITTGRHPHGFAAACLYRAGQERGWMTSQQELAAVSNTSPKTIRAHRDTLLEVLEDQEKG
- a CDS encoding MmgE/PrpD family protein — translated: MTTTEELAEFVQEVSAEEFSEDTQTELKKRVLDSVGIGINALGAEPVEVVHQTVQRANPGDDCTLWGRGETASPVGAAMHNTALTRYLDFMDSFLAPGETPHPSDNIGAVVAAAEVVDASGEELLEGIGVAYEVQGELAWNAPVRDKGWDHVTHTVLSAVCGVAKVLDLDVETTRDAIGIAGTAHNALRVTRTGGINEWKGIASANAARNAVYAALLASDGMEGPKDLFEGQKGWKQTISGEFEVDLDPGCTRVHDVMTKRYVAETYAQSAVEGVIELAEQEDLDGSNVKLIDLETFAGAKLIIGGGEGDRHTVETKAQADHSLPYMLAAALLDREMGNTQYEPDRIIQDDVQYLLRHVTVEEDEEFTEQFEAGEMPARVTVELNDGTTHVVEKDAFQGHPTNPMSWNQVETKFHDTAGTRLDKDRRDDIVATVKDLESTTVTDLVTLLAQDVV
- a CDS encoding phosphosulfolactate synthase, translating into MVDRTFEFLHHNEREEKPREKGITEIRGPYYDPMGPRELRDLLETMGQYVDIYKFSGGSFALMPEEAVTELIDICHEYDVKVSTGGYVENVLVRDNDKVEQYFEEAERLGFDIVELSSGFLAIGTDDMVRMTEIVAEDYEIDPKPEINVQFGAGGATDPDVLEEQGQQDPEQALEEGKRHLEAGADLLMVEAEGITEEVNEWRTDVAYQIANGLGIENLVFEAPGPEMFEWYIKNFGPEINLFVDNSQIVELECMRSGLWGKATTWGRTVTWKGDEE